Part of the Sulfuricurvum kujiense DSM 16994 genome, TCCCGTTCTTTCTCCTCTTTGTAGAGGTAGACGTCGTTACGGTAGACGAAGAGGATGATATCGGCATCCTGCTCGATCGAACCCGATTCACGGATATCGCTGAGCATCGGACGCTTATCCGCGCGCGATTCGAGTCCGCGGTTGAGCTGAGAGAGGGCGACGATCGGAATCCCGAGTTCACGCGCCAACATTTTCAGCCCCCGCGAAATTTCACTCACTTCGAGGTGACGATCTTTTCCCCCTGTTCCGTTCATGATTTGGAGGTAGTCGATAACGGCCAGTTCGATCTCGGGATGACGGGATTTGAGTTTACGGAGTTTGGAGCGGAGCTGATGGATGTTGACCGAGCCGTGATCGTCGACGAAAAGTTTGGATCGGCGCATTTTATCGACCGCATCGTTAAGCTGTTTATACTCCTGCGGATTCATATCCCCGACACGGAGACGCTGAAGCTGAATCGAGGTTTGAACGCTCAAAAGGCGCAGCATCAGCTGCTCAGCCGGCATCTCCAGCGAGAAGAATGCAACCCCTTTCCCTTTATCGAGGAGATTTTGCACCATATTGAGAGCAAACGACGTTTTCCCCATCGCCGGACGGGCGGCGATGATGACCAAATCCCCTTTGCCGAATCCCGTCGTCATTTTGTTCAACTCGGCATATCCCGTATCGACACCGACAAGAACCGAATCGCCGCGCGCTTTCATCTCTTCGATATATGCCAGCGTCTCATCGGCGATAGAGGGGGCATCTTTAAAATCGGTCGCCTGAGAGCTTTGGGTAATCTCGTAGAGTTTTTTCTCAACCAAATCGACAACGTCGGTACCGGTCAGTTCCTCTTCCAGCGTTACCCGTTTGATCTCCGTTGTGAGGGTCAAAAGATGACGCTTTATCGCTTTGTCTTTGATCTCCTGCACATACGCCTTGGTATTGGCGATCGGGTTGGCGGTGAGGATATCGACCATCACCCGTTCATCGAACTTCTGTTTTGCCATGAGCTCTTTACGGAGAAACTCCTCATCGATCGGAAGATCCCGATGAGCTAAACTCATCATGGCACGGTAAATCTCCTGATGGGCAGAGAGATAGAAATCTTCCGGTGTCAGCACTGCATCAAAATCGTCAAACTGCGAAGGATCGAAAATGATAGAGCTTAGAACAGAGCGCTCAAACGCTAAATTATATAAAGACTCTTCCATTTAGTTTGCCTCCGGCAGACGCCGCATGAGCGAAGCCCATGCAACTACGCTAAGACCGCTTGGGTCACTAAAGCTTGCCCCATTCGGGGCAGATTTATCGTGTTTTAGCATTTAATCTTCCTCTCTAGCCATTTTCTCAACCTCTTCGACAAAACGATCCACGAGCTTGTCTTCATCCAACCGCGCTACCACTTCCCCTTTGACCATTACCAGCCCCGATCCTTTTCCGTACGCGATTGCGACATCGGCATGTTTTGCTTCTCCGATGGCGTTAACGACACATCCCATCACCGAGAGATCGAGAGGCTTTTTGATGTGTTTGACTTTCGCTTCGATGACGCTGACCGCACTCACCAGATCGGCTTCGATCCGTCCGCAGGTCGGACACGAGATAATGTTCGGCCCCTCTTTGGCAACCCCGCTGTCTTTGAGAATCGCGCGGCCGACTTTGATCTCCTCTTCGAGTTCCCCCGTAATGGAAACACGCATCGTATCGCCGATGCCCTCCAGCAAGAGCGTCCCCAAACCGATCGCACTTTTGATCGTCGCATGAAAAACCGTCCCCGCTT contains:
- a CDS encoding replicative DNA helicase — encoded protein: MEESLYNLAFERSVLSSIIFDPSQFDDFDAVLTPEDFYLSAHQEIYRAMMSLAHRDLPIDEEFLRKELMAKQKFDERVMVDILTANPIANTKAYVQEIKDKAIKRHLLTLTTEIKRVTLEEELTGTDVVDLVEKKLYEITQSSQATDFKDAPSIADETLAYIEEMKARGDSVLVGVDTGYAELNKMTTGFGKGDLVIIAARPAMGKTSFALNMVQNLLDKGKGVAFFSLEMPAEQLMLRLLSVQTSIQLQRLRVGDMNPQEYKQLNDAVDKMRRSKLFVDDHGSVNIHQLRSKLRKLKSRHPEIELAVIDYLQIMNGTGGKDRHLEVSEISRGLKMLARELGIPIVALSQLNRGLESRADKRPMLSDIRESGSIEQDADIILFVYRNDVYLYKEEKEREKEAISAGKEFISKYVEKEEEEAEIIIGKQRNGPTGHVKLMFQKKFTRFVDRPTFGAAQIVYESIDMKPAVMNLDDENVEKISMPIIPF